TAATAGCTTCTTCAGACTTTACCCATTATGAGGAGCATAAAGTTGCTTTAAGAAAAGACTCCGAAGCTATTAAAGCCATTATACAGACAGATGTACCCAAACTTTACGATATTATTGAGGAATGGAACATAACTATGTGTGGATACGGGCCAGTAGCAGCAATAATAACAGCTATTAAAGAGTTGAATATAACAAAGGGACAACTCCTCAAGTATGCGACAAGTGGCGATATAACGGGAGATTATTCTAGCGTAGTTGGATATGCATCGATAATCTTCCAGTGAAATATTATTGAAATTTTTTGCTAGAGCTCCAGGCAAGATTATCATCACTGGAGAACACTTCGTAGTACATGGTTCCTTTGCACTTGCAGCCGCTATCCATAAAGGGGCATTAGTAACAGCCGAGACTTTCGATGGCATTGAAGTCTCGTCAAGGGAGTTAGACTTGGTAGCTTCTAACATCAATAAAGTTCCTTTACCCTTGAAACCTACAGTAGAAGCCATTAAAGCTACTTTTGAGTTTTTAGGTGAAAAAAAGGGGATAAAGGTATCCATAAATTCAGATCTACCCATCTCCTCAGGTCTTGGTTCATCCAGCTCAGTAGCTGTTGCAACGGTTGCTGCTACATCCTCAGCTCTTGGTCAGAATCTATCACAAGAAGAGATAGTAAATTTAGCTATGACGTCGGAAGGAGTAACTCATGGCAAGCCATCAGGTATTGAT
Above is a genomic segment from Candidatus Methylarchaceae archaeon HK02M2 containing:
- the amrB gene encoding AmmeMemoRadiSam system protein B translates to IASSDFTHYEEHKVALRKDSEAIKAIIQTDVPKLYDIIEEWNITMCGYGPVAAIITAIKELNITKGQLLKYATSGDITGDYSSVVGYASIIFQ